Proteins found in one Podarcis muralis chromosome 5, rPodMur119.hap1.1, whole genome shotgun sequence genomic segment:
- the LHFPL5 gene encoding LHFPL tetraspan subfamily member 5 protein isoform X2, which translates to MAKMLPAQEAAKIYHTNYVRNARAMGVLWALFTLCFAVIMVVTFIQPYWIGDSIDTPQAGYFGLFSYCIGNALTGELICKGSPLDFGTIPSSAFKTAMFFVGISTFLIIGCIFCFSLFFFCNAATVFKVCAWMQLAACAGLSIGCLLYPDGWDSPEVKRMCGEKTDKYTLGVCTVRWAYILCIIGILDAFILSFLAFVLGNRQDNLLPSDFQVDNKEEGNE; encoded by the exons ATGGCGAAGATGCTCCCAGCCCAGGAGGCAGCAAAAATCTACCACACCAACTATGTGAGGAATGCCCGAGCCATGGGGGTCCTGTGGGCCCTGTTCACCCTCTGCTTTGCTGTGATCATGGTGGTGACTTTCATCCAGCCCTACTGGATCGGGGACAGCATTGACACACCACAGGCTGGCTACTTTggccttttctcctactgcattGGCAATGCCCTTACAGGGGAACTCATCTGCAAGGGCAGCCCGCTGGACTTTGGCACCATCCCCTCAAGTGCCTTCAAAACAGCCATGTTCTTTGTGGGCATCTCAACCTTCCTCATCATTGGCTGCATCTTCTGCttcagcctcttcttcttctgcaacgcAGCCACTGTCTTCAAGGTGTGCGCTTGGATGCAGCTGGCAGCAT GTGCAGGCTTGTCAATAGGCTGCCTGCTCTACCCTGATGGCTGGGACTCACCTGAGGTGAAACGTATGTGTGGCGAGAAGACTGACAAATACACACTGGGAGTGTGCACAGTGCGCTGGGCATACATCCTCTGCATCATTGGGATCCTGGACGCCTTCATTCTCTCCTTCTTGGCATTTGTGCTTGGCAACCGGCAAGACAATCTCCTTCCATCCGACTTCCAAGTGGATAATAAAG AAGAAGGAAATGAATGA
- the LHFPL5 gene encoding LHFPL tetraspan subfamily member 5 protein isoform X1 has product MAKMLPAQEAAKIYHTNYVRNARAMGVLWALFTLCFAVIMVVTFIQPYWIGDSIDTPQAGYFGLFSYCIGNALTGELICKGSPLDFGTIPSSAFKTAMFFVGISTFLIIGCIFCFSLFFFCNAATVFKVCAWMQLAACAGLSIGCLLYPDGWDSPEVKRMCGEKTDKYTLGVCTVRWAYILCIIGILDAFILSFLAFVLGNRQDNLLPSDFQVDNKGDPIVYMEPLSGQTPPSN; this is encoded by the exons ATGGCGAAGATGCTCCCAGCCCAGGAGGCAGCAAAAATCTACCACACCAACTATGTGAGGAATGCCCGAGCCATGGGGGTCCTGTGGGCCCTGTTCACCCTCTGCTTTGCTGTGATCATGGTGGTGACTTTCATCCAGCCCTACTGGATCGGGGACAGCATTGACACACCACAGGCTGGCTACTTTggccttttctcctactgcattGGCAATGCCCTTACAGGGGAACTCATCTGCAAGGGCAGCCCGCTGGACTTTGGCACCATCCCCTCAAGTGCCTTCAAAACAGCCATGTTCTTTGTGGGCATCTCAACCTTCCTCATCATTGGCTGCATCTTCTGCttcagcctcttcttcttctgcaacgcAGCCACTGTCTTCAAGGTGTGCGCTTGGATGCAGCTGGCAGCAT GTGCAGGCTTGTCAATAGGCTGCCTGCTCTACCCTGATGGCTGGGACTCACCTGAGGTGAAACGTATGTGTGGCGAGAAGACTGACAAATACACACTGGGAGTGTGCACAGTGCGCTGGGCATACATCCTCTGCATCATTGGGATCCTGGACGCCTTCATTCTCTCCTTCTTGGCATTTGTGCTTGGCAACCGGCAAGACAATCTCCTTCCATCCGACTTCCAAGTGGATAATAAAGGTGATCCTATTGTGTATATGGAACCTCTCTCAGGGCAGACACCACCCTCCAACTGA
- the LOC114599203 gene encoding armadillo repeat-containing protein 12-like isoform X3, with the protein MTTPRGQRFIPSPSANACTNDDIRLVALFLDDGDKAVKTEALHALKAFTVVWRFKIKIQEYVPKIVELVTGSWDPTLQVAGLRLLNGLNIPDNTHTLLRGMLPNFLEILLMANTMAKVQVLKLLSTLAQKEDLLHDIMNCRTPAEFLSLFQPSLPGNLLYEMLVFVERLSEGRLSPQYQSMQWQYSDNSLHETIFGNNSRLSDRLLALIIHPEEEVQAQACKVILSLRLNREESKVVSALPFGANISVHPLESTRISQVSNPSDLSSHTLGPNNVSSEPTGTNVSFDSTHDNSGRSFHTLQGTDETGHSFYPLPRADHSFYPLETVSSHIIQDQRVNSFNIPPACYSGESDNSV; encoded by the exons ATGACAACTCCAAGAGGACAACGCTTCATACCATCACCCAGT GCAAATGCTTGCACCAATGATGACATTAGATTGGTGGCATTATTCCTGGATGACGGAGACAAAGCCGTCAAAACAGAGGCACTACATGCCCTCAAAGCTTTCACTGTCGTCTGGAGGTTCAAAATCAAAATCCAG GAATACGTTCCCAAGATTGTTGAGCTGGTGACTGGCTCCTGGGACCCCACCCTTCAGGTTGCTGGGTTGAGGCTGCTGAACGGGTTGAATATTCCAGACAACACCCACACTCTCCTGAGAGGGATGCTGCCGAACTTCCTGGAAATCCTTCTCATGGCAAACACTATGGCCAAG GTGCAGGTTCTTAAGCTTCTTAGCACGCTGGCCCAGAAGGAAGACCTGCTGCATGACATCATGAATTGTCGG ACACCCGCCGAGTTCCTGAGCCTCTTCCAACCATCCCTGCCAGGGAACCTGCTCTATGAGATGTTAGTCTTTGTGGAGCGCCTCAGCGAAGGGCGCCTCTCCCCGCAGTACCAGTCGATGCAGTGGCAGTACAGTGACAACTCCCTTCACGAAACCATCTTTGGCAACAACTCCCGCCTCTCCGACCGCCTGCTTGCTCTCATCATCCACCCCGAGGAGGAGGTGCAGGCTCAGGCCTGCAAGGTCATCCTCAGCCTCCGGCTCAACAGGGAAGAGAGCAAGGTGGTCAGTGCCCTCCCCTTTGGGGCCAACATCAGTGTCCACCCCCTGGAATCAACGAGGATTAGCCAAGTCTCCAACCCCTCTGACCTGAGCAGCCACACTCTCGGTCCCAACAACGTCTCCTCTGAGCCCACCGGCACCAACGTCTCCTTTGACAGCACCCATGACAACAGCGGGCGTAGCTTCCACACCCTCCAAGGCACGGATGAGACTGGACACAGCTTCTATCCCCTTCCAAGAGCTGACCACAGCTTCTACCCCCTTGAGACCGTCAGCAGCCACATTATTCAGGACCAAAGAGTCAACAGCTTCAATATTCCTCCAGCTTGCTATTCGGGTGAGAGTGACAACAGTGTTTAA
- the CLPS gene encoding colipase: MKSPWVLLLLTLALAEAFSSQRGLILNLENGELCLNSLQCKNGCCHRGSGLSLARCADKAAEFQECSRWHLTGIYYRCPCENGLSCEVDRTIIGTITNTDYGICEDPARKLKVEEKH; the protein is encoded by the exons ATGAAGAGCCCTTGGGTTTTGTTGCTGCTGACACTTGCCTTGGCAGAGGCCTTTTCGAGCCAAAGAGGACTCATCTTGAATCTG GAGAATGGAGAGCTATGTCTCAACAGTCTCCAATGCAAAAATGGATGCTGTCACAGAGGGAGTGGCCTAAGCCTGGCTCGTTGTGCAGACAAAGCAGCTGAGTTTCAGGAGTGCTCTCGGTGG CACCTTACTGGGATATACTACAGGTGTCCCTGTGAAAATGGATTAAGCTGTGAGGTTGACAGGACAATTATCGGGACTATCACCAACACCGACTATGGCATTTGTGAGGACCCAGCAAGAAAATTAAAAGTTGAGGAAAAACATTAA
- the LOC114599203 gene encoding armadillo repeat-containing protein 12-like isoform X1, giving the protein MKKYYDLVTKKNVLTAATGATAIYLVSKTLLSMFRSPPYNPDQMNFANLAVEYYPAPSARANVPGELRRLLLSLSPNLDDNSKRTTLHTITQCIYLKESEANACTNDDIRLVALFLDDGDKAVKTEALHALKAFTVVWRFKIKIQEYVPKIVELVTGSWDPTLQVAGLRLLNGLNIPDNTHTLLRGMLPNFLEILLMANTMAKVQVLKLLSTLAQKEDLLHDIMNCRTPAEFLSLFQPSLPGNLLYEMLVFVERLSEGRLSPQYQSMQWQYSDNSLHETIFGNNSRLSDRLLALIIHPEEEVQAQACKVILSLRLNREESKVVSALPFGANISVHPLESTRISQVSNPSDLSSHTLGPNNVSSEPTGTNVSFDSTHDNSGRSFHTLQGTDETGHSFYPLPRADHSFYPLETVSSHIIQDQRVNSFNIPPACYSGESDNSV; this is encoded by the exons ATGAAGAAATACTACGATCTGGTAACTAAAAAAAATGTGTTAACTGCAGCTACAGGAGCTACAGCCATCTATCTGGTGTCCAAGACTCTCCTATCAATGTTCAGAAGTCCCCCCTACAACCCGGATCAAATGAATTTTGCCA ATCTAGCCGTTGAGTATTATCCAGCTCCATCTGCAAGAGCAAATGTTCCTGGAGAGCTCAGGAGACTCCTGCTGTCTCTCAGCCCAAACCTAGATGACAACTCCAAGAGGACAACGCTTCATACCATCACCCAGTGTATCTATCTGAAGGAATCAGAG GCAAATGCTTGCACCAATGATGACATTAGATTGGTGGCATTATTCCTGGATGACGGAGACAAAGCCGTCAAAACAGAGGCACTACATGCCCTCAAAGCTTTCACTGTCGTCTGGAGGTTCAAAATCAAAATCCAG GAATACGTTCCCAAGATTGTTGAGCTGGTGACTGGCTCCTGGGACCCCACCCTTCAGGTTGCTGGGTTGAGGCTGCTGAACGGGTTGAATATTCCAGACAACACCCACACTCTCCTGAGAGGGATGCTGCCGAACTTCCTGGAAATCCTTCTCATGGCAAACACTATGGCCAAG GTGCAGGTTCTTAAGCTTCTTAGCACGCTGGCCCAGAAGGAAGACCTGCTGCATGACATCATGAATTGTCGG ACACCCGCCGAGTTCCTGAGCCTCTTCCAACCATCCCTGCCAGGGAACCTGCTCTATGAGATGTTAGTCTTTGTGGAGCGCCTCAGCGAAGGGCGCCTCTCCCCGCAGTACCAGTCGATGCAGTGGCAGTACAGTGACAACTCCCTTCACGAAACCATCTTTGGCAACAACTCCCGCCTCTCCGACCGCCTGCTTGCTCTCATCATCCACCCCGAGGAGGAGGTGCAGGCTCAGGCCTGCAAGGTCATCCTCAGCCTCCGGCTCAACAGGGAAGAGAGCAAGGTGGTCAGTGCCCTCCCCTTTGGGGCCAACATCAGTGTCCACCCCCTGGAATCAACGAGGATTAGCCAAGTCTCCAACCCCTCTGACCTGAGCAGCCACACTCTCGGTCCCAACAACGTCTCCTCTGAGCCCACCGGCACCAACGTCTCCTTTGACAGCACCCATGACAACAGCGGGCGTAGCTTCCACACCCTCCAAGGCACGGATGAGACTGGACACAGCTTCTATCCCCTTCCAAGAGCTGACCACAGCTTCTACCCCCTTGAGACCGTCAGCAGCCACATTATTCAGGACCAAAGAGTCAACAGCTTCAATATTCCTCCAGCTTGCTATTCGGGTGAGAGTGACAACAGTGTTTAA
- the LOC114599203 gene encoding armadillo repeat-containing protein 12-like isoform X2 yields the protein MFRSPPYNPDQMNFANLAVEYYPAPSARANVPGELRRLLLSLSPNLDDNSKRTTLHTITQCIYLKESEANACTNDDIRLVALFLDDGDKAVKTEALHALKAFTVVWRFKIKIQEYVPKIVELVTGSWDPTLQVAGLRLLNGLNIPDNTHTLLRGMLPNFLEILLMANTMAKVQVLKLLSTLAQKEDLLHDIMNCRTPAEFLSLFQPSLPGNLLYEMLVFVERLSEGRLSPQYQSMQWQYSDNSLHETIFGNNSRLSDRLLALIIHPEEEVQAQACKVILSLRLNREESKVVSALPFGANISVHPLESTRISQVSNPSDLSSHTLGPNNVSSEPTGTNVSFDSTHDNSGRSFHTLQGTDETGHSFYPLPRADHSFYPLETVSSHIIQDQRVNSFNIPPACYSGESDNSV from the exons ATGTTCAGAAGTCCCCCCTACAACCCGGATCAAATGAATTTTGCCA ATCTAGCCGTTGAGTATTATCCAGCTCCATCTGCAAGAGCAAATGTTCCTGGAGAGCTCAGGAGACTCCTGCTGTCTCTCAGCCCAAACCTAGATGACAACTCCAAGAGGACAACGCTTCATACCATCACCCAGTGTATCTATCTGAAGGAATCAGAG GCAAATGCTTGCACCAATGATGACATTAGATTGGTGGCATTATTCCTGGATGACGGAGACAAAGCCGTCAAAACAGAGGCACTACATGCCCTCAAAGCTTTCACTGTCGTCTGGAGGTTCAAAATCAAAATCCAG GAATACGTTCCCAAGATTGTTGAGCTGGTGACTGGCTCCTGGGACCCCACCCTTCAGGTTGCTGGGTTGAGGCTGCTGAACGGGTTGAATATTCCAGACAACACCCACACTCTCCTGAGAGGGATGCTGCCGAACTTCCTGGAAATCCTTCTCATGGCAAACACTATGGCCAAG GTGCAGGTTCTTAAGCTTCTTAGCACGCTGGCCCAGAAGGAAGACCTGCTGCATGACATCATGAATTGTCGG ACACCCGCCGAGTTCCTGAGCCTCTTCCAACCATCCCTGCCAGGGAACCTGCTCTATGAGATGTTAGTCTTTGTGGAGCGCCTCAGCGAAGGGCGCCTCTCCCCGCAGTACCAGTCGATGCAGTGGCAGTACAGTGACAACTCCCTTCACGAAACCATCTTTGGCAACAACTCCCGCCTCTCCGACCGCCTGCTTGCTCTCATCATCCACCCCGAGGAGGAGGTGCAGGCTCAGGCCTGCAAGGTCATCCTCAGCCTCCGGCTCAACAGGGAAGAGAGCAAGGTGGTCAGTGCCCTCCCCTTTGGGGCCAACATCAGTGTCCACCCCCTGGAATCAACGAGGATTAGCCAAGTCTCCAACCCCTCTGACCTGAGCAGCCACACTCTCGGTCCCAACAACGTCTCCTCTGAGCCCACCGGCACCAACGTCTCCTTTGACAGCACCCATGACAACAGCGGGCGTAGCTTCCACACCCTCCAAGGCACGGATGAGACTGGACACAGCTTCTATCCCCTTCCAAGAGCTGACCACAGCTTCTACCCCCTTGAGACCGTCAGCAGCCACATTATTCAGGACCAAAGAGTCAACAGCTTCAATATTCCTCCAGCTTGCTATTCGGGTGAGAGTGACAACAGTGTTTAA